TGCTGGGCATCCGGCTGGTGCCGTTGCACGTGCTGACCGGTGATCAGGACCTGCGCGACGGAGTGGATCCGATTCCCGCCTCGGTTTACGAGAAGGGGCGGGCGACCACGGCCGGTGCCTCGCCGGCCGAACTCACCGAGGTGTACCGGCGGGCACTCGCCGACAGCGGTGGCGACGGCGTGGTCGCGGTCCACCTGTCCGGCAGGCTCTCGAGCACATTCGAGGCCGCCGAGCAGGCGGCCCGCGAGTGCGGCGAGCAGGTGCACGTCGTCGACTCCCGGTCGGCGGCGATGGGCAGCGGTTTCGTCGCCCTGGCGGCGGCACGGGCGGCGGCGGCGGGCGCCGACCTGACCGCGGCGTATCAGGCCGCGCGGGATGCGGTGGGGCGCAGTCGGTGTGTCATGGTGGTGCACAAGCTGGACCACCTGCGGCGCAGCGGACGCATCAGTGCCACTTCGTCCTGGCTCGGCACCGCGCTTGCCCTTAAGCCCGTGCTGCAGATCGATGGCGACGGCAAGTTGGTGCTTGCGCAGCGAGTGCGCACCGCCACCAAGGCCATCGGGGCGATGGTCGACAACATTGTCGACTTCGTGGGCGAGCGCCGGGTGTCGGTGACGATTCACCATGTCGACAACAGCGAAACCGCCGAAAAGGTCAACGAGCTGGTGTGCTCGCGGCTGGTCACCGCTCACGATCCGGTGATCTCGGAGATGGGGCCGGTGCTGGCGGTACACGTGGGTCCCGGCGCCGTCGGGGTCTGCGCCGAACCTGTGGACTGACCAGGAACTGTCCACAATCCCGCCTTGATCCACAGATGTCGGTCCGCCGCTTGTCGGATGGTCCGTCGCTTCCTAGCGTCAAGTCATGGAGTCCGAGCTGCTGCACCGACGTCTGGCACTGTCCGGGCGTGAGCCTGATGACGATGACGACGACGTCACGGGGACCGCTGCGGGGACGCAGTCCGAACCGGCACTGCGTTGGCTCCCCGATGCGCTGACGACCGGCGGCACGCGGAGCTGGCTGGAGTCCATCAGGACCGACCCCGGCCGCGCCGGCATGGTCGCGCTGGGTGCGATCGGTGTATTGGCGGTGCTGGTCACCGTCTTCACCGTGATGCGTCAGCCGCCTGCGCCCGTCAGTGCGAACCTTCCTCCGGTGCAACCGGTGTCATCGACGTCGGTGTCTGCGCCGAGTTCGATGGTCATCAGTGTGGTCGGCTTGGTCAAGCGGCCCGGCCTGGTGACCTTGTCGAGCGGTGCGCGGGTCGCCGACGCGGTGACGGCGGCCGGGGGAGTAGTCGACGGCGCCGATGTCGTCACCTTGAACATGGCACGCCCCGTGGCCGACGGCGATCAGATCGTGGTCGGTCTGGCTCCGGTATCCGGGCAGCCTGTGGGGATGGCGAGTTCGATCGTCGCCGCCGGCCAGGTGCCGACCGGGAGCGTGGGTGCCACGTCGACGTCACCCTCAGGACGGGTAAACATCAATACGGCAACAGAATCCGAGCTCGATGAGCTACCCGGCGTGGGGCCGGTCATGGCGGCGTCGATCGTCCGGTGGCGATCCGAACACGGGAAGTTCACCAGCGTCGATCAGCTCTCGGAGGTAGACGGGATCGGTCCCTCGCGGCTGGACAAGCTGCGCGCCCTCGTCGTGCTGTGAAGTCGGTGCAGGCCGATGAACCTGGGCCGGATCTACGGCTGGTGCCACCGGCCCTTGCCGCGTGGGGCGTGACCGCGGCAGGAATCCTCTGGCCAGTAGGCTATTTCAGTGCAATCGTGCTGGGGGCCGGTGCGCTCGCGGTGTGGCTCTCGCGCCATCGCATGAACAACAACGCCATCGTCGCCGGAGTGCTCGCCGTTCTCATCGCCGGCGTCGGCTTTTCGGTGGCCGCGGCCATCCGGTACGACGGCGTGCAGAGTCATCCTGTGCGCACTCGTGTCGGGCAGGTTGTCGCGGTACAGGTGCGAGTGACCGACGACCCGAAGGTCATCACCGGTGGCCGCGCGATGATGCGCGCCCAGCTTCTCGCGGTGGGGGAGCCGGCGCAAGCGACCGCCGGCACGGTGCTGGTGTTCGGGACATCCTCACTACTGGCTGTGGCCGCAGTCGGTGACACGCTGCAGGTGCGCGTGACCGTCGCCCGCCCCGCGCGGCGTGACCTGACCGTCGCCACGCTAGCCGTGGTCGGAGAGCCGCGGGTCATCGATCATTCGCCGATCCTTAGCGCAGCCAACGGCATTCGAGATCGATTCGTGGAGGTGGCGCGCGGTGCGCTACCTGCCGATCATGCCGCGTTGCTGCCTGCGTTGGTGCTCGGGGATACCAGCGCGCTCGATACCGGCACCGTTGCGATGTTTCGGACGTCGGGGCTCACGCACTTGATGGCGGTCTCGGGGGCCAACGTCTCCATCGTGTGCGGGGCGATTCTGCTGCTGGGCCGGCTGGTAGGACTGCGCGTCTCGGTGGTGTTGGCCGGGCTGGTTCTTGTCGGTTTCGTGGTGCTGGTGAGGCCCTCGCCGAGCGTGCTGAGAGCCGCGGTGATGGGCGTGATCGGTCTGCTCGGCGTGCTGACGGCGCGGCGCCGCCAAGCCATACCTTCCCTGGCGGCAACAGTTTTGGTGCTGCTGACGGTGTCGCCGGGTCTTGCCGTCGATGTCGGTTTCGCGTTGTCCGTGGTCGCGACGGCGGCGCTGGTGGTGTTGGCCCCGCACTGGTCGGCGCGCTTGACAGCCCGCGGCTGGCCCAAACCTCTGGCCGATGCATTGTGCATTGCCGTTGCCGCACAGGTGGTTACCGCGCCGCTGATCGCCGCCATCTCGGGAAGCATCGGTGTGGCTTCCATTGCCGCGAACCTGATGGCGGGTGTGGTCATCGCGCCCATCACGGTGCTCGGAACCGCGGCGGCGGCGCTTACCGTCGTCTCGCCACCGGCTGCGGGTCTGCTCGTGCGATTCTGCGGCCCGGAGCTGTGGTGGCTGCTGCGGGTCGCCGACTACGCGTCCGCAGGCGGTTCGACAGCGATTCCGGTGCCCTCGGGTGTGAGCGGGTTCGTTGTCGTGGCTGTGGCGCTTGGGGTTTCGGTGTGGTTGTGGCGCCGTGGATGGTTTCGCCAGCTGGCGTGCTCCGGGGTGCTGTGCGTGCTTGCCCTGGTGATCTCGGCGCAACTGGTGAGTTGACGCAACCCTGCACTACGTCCCGGACAGGGCGGGTTCGCGACGGGCGAGCTGCACGGGTGCGTCGTGGCGCCGCCAGCAGTGACGCAGTACCCGCAGCACGAAAGTGGGTCGCCGCATCTGGGACGGTGAGTCGTGCAGGTTGCTCACGCGCAGGATCGTTTCGGTGATTCGAATATCGTTGCGCGCCGCAATCAGGATCTTCGCGGACCACCACGCCATCGACTTCCGCAGGATGCGCTGTGTGAACGGCGTGTCGGCGGGCGCTGTCGTGTAGAGCGGCGCCGCCATCCTGTTCTGCTGCCACACCGTGTCGATGCGCCGGCCGACGGCGTGAAAGTAGCGGCGGGCGAGTCCGGTGTCACCCTCGAAGAGGCAGTCCCGCAAGGTGACGGCCTCCAGCAGCGCCATCGTCATGCCCTGGCCCCTGATGGGGTCCAGGCTGCAGATGGCGTCGCCGATCACCAGTAGCCCTTCGGGGAATTGCTCCATCTGGTCATAGCGCCGCCACACCGCGTCGCGGTACCAGAAGGTGTGCACATCGCCGATCGGAACCGCCGACCGTAGGGTCTCCACGAGCTCGCCGGGTACGAATTGTTCTGCAAAGGCGATCATTTCGGCGAACGTGGTGGGAGGCTCGTCCAGATTGAATTTGCCCAGGGTCAACATGACGGTGCCGTTTTCGCAGCGGGCGATTGCTCCGCCATACGGGTGTCCGGGCGCGGCGTTGAGAAAGGTGAGTTTGTCCATGGGGGTGTCGTCGGAAATGTGGAGGAGTTGACTCGCGTAGGTCACCGGAGATGTCATGCGGGTCTCAGTCGGACGGGCAAAGCCGAGGCGACCCAGGAAGGTCTGCGTGCGCGGGGTTCTTCCGGTGGCGTCCACCACAAGGTCGGAGATGAGCGTCGTCACCAGGCCGGTGGATCGCCGCGCCACGCGAACGCCGGTGACGCGATGTTCCGCGGTCATGGGCTCGATGACGTCGTGGCCATCCAGGAACTTCACATTGGCTATGCGCTGAACGCGTTGCCGTACTTGTGATTCCAAGAAGGGGCGGGTTGCCAGGTAGAGCCTGAACGTCTCCGGGTCGTCGAACTTCTCCGATCGATTGAACATCTCGTGTGGTCCGATCAGCATCCTGACGCGAGACAGATCACCCTCATCGCAGACCGTGGCGCCGTCTGCTTGCATCTCGTCGAGGATTCCGGGGAACAAGCGTTCCAGCCCCTGGGTGCCGGAGCTCATCAACATGTGAATGTGCTGTCCCTGCGGCACGCCGCTGCGTGGGGACGAGCCGGCCTTGAGCTCATCGCGCTCGACCACAGTGACCGATCGGTATGTCTCGGACAGCACCCGGGCGGCGAGCAGTCCCGCCATCCCGGCGCCGAGGACAACCGCATGATCTCTGTGTTCCCGCTTGTCAGGTGTCATCGCTGTTCCTTTCGTCCCGATGCACCCTACTCTTATCTATCTCTTAATTTCTTAGAATTACCTTAGATTTAGATTGCCTTTGGGACGCGATCAGCCACCGAAGAGCAGGTAGAGCCCGGTGAAGGTGTACCCGACCATGACGAGCATCATCGCCAACTGCCCGGTCACTTGGTGTCGTGTGGGGAGCACCTTCAGTGCCCGATCATGTGCGGCGACGACGCCCGCGATATGCCCGGCCAACACGAATCCCACCTTGAGTGTCGACAGCACGGACGGGTGCATCGACAAGAGATAGGAGACGTCGACATCGGACAGCCATCCGCGCCCCAGGGGGTCGGCGAGTCGGAGCACGGTCTGCTGTCCGCGCTCCACGAGGTACGTCAGATAGTGGGCGAATACATAACCGATCACGATCGGGATCAGCGAATGCGCCAAGAGGCCCGGCAGATCGCGCCGGGTGGTGCGGTCTACGCCACCGGTCGCACGGGCGGCCAGGCAGAAGGTTGTCGCGACGGTGGCGATGAAGACAGCCAGCCCCGCGGTCCGGATCGCGACCGCGGCCGCCGTCGAGCCACCGGCCAGTTCGTCGACGAATCCGCGCCAGGCGGGCATCGCCGAAAAACTGTCGAAGGCAGTAGAACCCAACAGCACCGCGAGTACGGCCACGATGCCCGGCCGAATCGGCAGCGACGGAAGGTGATCGAACGGGTTACCGATCGCGATGCGGCCGTCGGCATTGCGCCGCAGGGGAGCCAGGCGTGAGGCCACCATGCTGTACACGTCAAAGGGATCGGCATGCGCGCACCAGCGGGTGCCACAGGCCAGCGCGCCCGCGAGTGTCACCGCCAGGTAGACCACCAGCCAGATCTTGACCGCTGCGAGCGATCCCGGATCAGCACTGGCCAGCTCCAGCCAGACGAACATGAACAGACCGGCGGCGGCGGGCCAATATCCCCACCGCCGTGGGTATTCGGTGGGAGGTGGTCGCCGTGACAAGGGCAGTAGCCGGTACACGGCAGGCACCGGTGACAGCAGTCGCCATGCCGGCCCGAACAGCAGCGACACCGCCACCAGCCCGACCCAGAACAGTACGTAGAAGACGCCCGGCAGTGGGTTCCTGCTGTCCTGCGGGCCGAACAACGCCGCCGTGCCGATCCATACGGTCGCCAGCAGCACCATGCCGGTGACGATCCACCGTGTGGCCGGCGCGTCGACAGCCGCCGTGATCCAGGACGGCAGTGGACGTCCTGGCCGGGCCGCGTCGAACCGCGGCTTCTTCCACGCCAGTGCCACCACGGCAAAAGTGAATGTGAGCGCCCACGCCGCACCGATCAGTGCGTAGGTGTAGGGGATCGGAAGATCGGCCGAACCGCCCAGCCCATGGGCAAGAACGATGGTCGTCCGATCGTTGGTCACGGCTGCACGGTGATCGTGGCGACCGTCTTCTTCAGCTTGTGGAGTTCTACGTCGACCTTCCCGGGCAGATTGACGGTGAACTGAAACGTCTGCCCGCCTTTCGGCTCGATCTCGAAACTGTGATCGGGAGTGGAGTGAACGTGCAACTCGTCGGCGGCATCGCTGTCCACGCGAATCACGATGGGCTCTGAGACACGCGCTTGCAACGTGGCGTTGGTCGGTGTGACGACTCCGCTCTTGATGGCGACGTCTACGGTCAATCCCGCAGGCGGCGTGCTGGATCCGGTGGCGGGTGTCTCTCTCGACGTGCCGCAGCCGCTGCAGAGCACGACGGCGGCGGTGATCGCCGACAGAGCTTTGATGATCATCTTTTTCGTTCCTCCTAGTCGCGGTGTTCTTCGTCGTTGGCCGGGTCGTCCTCGTCGGCTTGGCGGCGGTCCCGCATCGCCACCCAGATGACCACGCCCGCCACGACTACCGCGGGTGCGAACGCGGGCAATGCCAACAGCAGCGAGTGATCTGCCAGGTACTCGACGGTCATGGGCCGTGTGGCACCGGTTCCTTGGGTCCCGGTGTCGGCAATGCGTTGCTGTCGCTGCGCGTTTCGGTGCCGTTGATGCGCCCGGCGCCCCAGCTCAGTACGGCGATCAGCACCAGGGTGCAGAACAACACCACCAGGGACGCCACGTTGAACAGCCAGGACGGGTGGTTCTGATTCCGCTCGCGTTGCAGGATCGTCAGCTCTTGGGTGAATGGCCGTGTGCTGGATGCCAACGCGGGCGTCTCCTCGGCGCCGATGCCCGGATCGGCGGGCAGGAAGATCGGTACGCCGGCCATCGTGGAGCCGTCCTGCACGCGCAGCAGCGTCTTCCACGAGCCGTACACCGGGATCGGCTGGGTCGACCGGTAGTGGCCCTGCCCGATCTTCTGCAGCTTGTCGATCGCCAGGCCGTGGTCGTTGGCCAGGCCGCCCTGCCAGGACAGGATGGTCACCCATTCGGGATCGTCGCTGATGAGGTCGCTCGGGTTGATCACCACGTCCGCCGACACCATGCGCTTGCCGCCATCGCTGGACAGGTCGTTCAATGTGATTGTCGCGGTGGCGTGTTCGGGTACGTCGGTGCGCAGCCCGTTGGCCACCGCGGCCCCGAGGATCAGCACCGTCAAGACGACCGCGGTGATGCTCGCGGCGGGTTTGGGTAGCTTCTGGCCGGTCAGCACCAGGCCCAACAGGGCGCCGCAGACACCCATGGCGATGGCGACCGGTACCGACATCGCCAGCGCCTCGGGCCACATGCTCGTCGGCCACGGGTAGCGGTAGACCGCACCGATCCAGAGCGACTCCAGCCACAGTCCCGCGGTGCCCACGCCCAGCCCCGCGACGGCGCCGAACAGTATGGGGCGCTTGATCAGCGGAGTCAGTGCGATGAGTTCCACGACCAGGGCAGGCCCGAGATACAGCGCGAACCAACTCGTCGGTCCACCGAGAATCGGCCCGGCGAGCAAGGCGACGGCCCCGCGCAGCACGATGGCCAGTAGGGCGCCGATGATCGCGGCGCCGCGGCCCATCACGATGCGCGCGCACACCGCGGCGAAGGCGGCAGCCGCGGCGATCATCATGGGCTGTTGCACCAGCCTGAACTGTTCGACACCGAAGTCGTATTCGATCTGGAATACCGACAGCCCGATGAACATCCCGCCAAAGGACAAGTAGCGCAGGAACTTCACGAACTTCGTGTCGTCGTCGGAGCTGAAACCGATGGCCCGTCTGCCCTCGTACTCGAGGATCAACACGGAGACCAACGACAGTCCGGCGCCCCCGATCAGCATCAGGTGGGTGGGGCCCCAGAGTGTGACGTCCTGGCCAAAGATGCGGTGCCAAATGTCATCCAGCGGGAAGCCGATCAAGGCGTACAGGCCGCACATGGCCATCAGCAGGCCGCCGACCGGCGCGTACCAGCTGCGGGTGATGCGCACCGCCGCCGCGCCGGGCTTGTCGTAGGGCAGAACGATCGCCAGGGTGCCCGCGATGAACAGCAGGAACAGGCCCAACAGAATGAAGTAGTGCGCGGGATTGGCTAGCGGACCGGCGTCGCGGCCCTTGCCGATGTGCAGGCTGACATCCCAGATGAAACCGAACAGCGCGGCGACGATCGTCGTGACGAACAGGCAGATCTGCAGGGCAACCCAGGGTGGCCGGTTGAACTTGTTGCCCACCCGGTCCGCGAGATTCTGCAGCCAGGTGATGCGTCGCTGACGATGCAGATAGCCGATCCACAGCAGGCCGACCGAGACGATCGTGGCGGCCACCGACATGCCGATCACCTGGTCGAGGGCCGCACCGCCGCCCTCGTCGGCGGCGAGGATGTGCACGGATTGTGTTGTCATGGGCTCGCCATCCTGTCGGTGAGTAGGGAGCAACCGGTCATGCTGGCGGGCAATGTTTCCAGAATTCGTCGGCTCAAACAGGAGTACGTACTAATCGACCACTCAATCGATATCGGGATCCGACCGTCCCCGGGGCATGGGACGATCATCGGGTGACCGAAGCGCTGCACCTGATCCTGGGAGACGAAGAACTATTGGTCGAACGCGCGGTGACTTCGGTGCTGCATGCTGTCCGCGGCAAGGCGAGCGGCGACATCCCCGTCAACCGGCTGCGCGCGGGCCAGGTCGACGTCGCGGAATTGGCCGAGCTGCTGAGCCCCTCGCTGTTCGCCGATGAAAGAGTGATCGTCGTCGAGGCGGCCGCCGAGGCGGGCAAGGACGCGGTCACGCTCATCGAGCAGGCGGCCTCCGATCTGCCACCGGGAACCTTTCTGCTCGTGCAACATTCGGGAGGCGGCCGCGCCAAGGCGTTGGCGGGCGCCTTGCAGAAGATGGGTGCCGCGGTGCACGACTGCGCCCGCATCACCAAGGCTGCTGAACGAGCCGACTTCGTGCACAAGGAATTTCGCCGGCTGGGGCAGAAGGTGGACGCCGACGTGGTCGCCATCGTGATCGACGCCGTCGGCTCCGATATCCGTGAGTTGGCGGCCGCGTGTTCGCAACTGGTATCGGATACCGACGGCAATGTCGATGAGGCCGCGGTGCGCCGCTACCACTCCGGTCGCGCGGAGGTCTCCGGATTCGACATCGCCGACAAGGCAGTGGTGGGGGACATCGCCGGCTCCACGGAGGCGCTGCGCTGGGCGATGCAACGCGGTGTCCCGCATGTGCTGTTGGCCGACGCGCTGGCCGAGGCCGTGCACACCATCGCGCGGGTGGGACCCATCAAACAGAACGCCTACGCGGCCGCGTCCGAACTCGGGATGCCGCCATGGCGCATCGAGAAGGCCCAGAAACAGGCCCGCCGATGGACGCGGGACGCGGTGGCCGAGGCAATGCGCGTGGTGGCCGCGCTCAACGCCGATGTGAAGGGGGCGGCGGCCGATGCCGACTACGCCCTGGAATCGGCCGTGCGTAAGGTGGCCGAACTGGTGAGCACCTGACCCGGCGGGACCGTCTCACGACACGAAAAACGCCGAGCGGGCGCGGTAGCGCTCACACTCGGCGTTGATCGAAAGAAAGATCAGAGCTTGTTCAGAGCCAGGGCCAGCGCCGACTTCTTGTTGGCGGCCTGGTTCTTGTGGATGACACCCTTGGTGACGGCCTTGTCCAGCTTGCGGCTGGCCGAAACGAGCAGCTCGCCCGCCTTGTCCTTGTCGCCCTCGGCGATGGCCTCGCGCAGTCCGCGGATGGCCGTGCGCAGGGACGACTTGGTCGCCTGGTTGCGCAACCGGGCACGCTCGTTGGTGCGGATGCGCTTTTCCTGCGACTTGATATTGGCCACGCGTTTAAATCCTTCGGTAAATCGTCTGGTTGGGCGGCAGGCCTCCAGATCATTGGATCCGGGGCAGCTGAGCAGCGCCGCAAGGGAAGAGACTACCAGGGGAACGTCCAAAACCTGAAACCGGTGGGTGAGCGCACAACACGAGATTGCGTTCAGGTAGCCAGCAAGTATCGGCGATACGCGCGCATGCACTGCCGAATCCGGCGAGTTGGTGCAGCATGGGCAACGTGAGCCTGCGAACAGTGATGCCGAACTCGGGGCGGCCGACACGCTCGGCGGCAACGTCCCGGCTAACCCGGCGTGACGATCAGATATTCGGCGGATACCGCGAGCTGGTGTCTGAGAAGGGGGCCTACTCCAAGGCCTTCGACGAAATGTTCGACTCGGACGGGAACGTGCGCGGGCCCTACAAGGGGATCTATGCCGAGCTGGCGCCCACCGATGCCGCCGATCTGGCCGCGCGCGCGGACGCGCTGGGCAGGGCGTTCATCGATCAGGGCATCACGTTCTCGCTGTCGGGTCAGGAACGGCCGTTTCCGCTGGACCTGGTGCCGCGTGTCATCGCCGCCGCGGAGTGGTCGCGGCTGGAGCGGGGCATCGCGCAGCGGGTGCGGGCACTGGAGCTGTACCTGGCCGACATCTACGGCGATCAAGAAATCCTGCGCGACGAGGTGATCCCGCGCCGGTTGGTCACATCGTGCGAGCACTTCCATCGTGAGGCCGCCGGGATCAATCCACCCAACGGTGTGCGGATCCATGTCGCGGGCATCGATCTGGTGCGCGACGCCCAGGGCACATTCCGGGTCCTGGAGGACAATCTGCGCTCGCCGTCCGGGGTGTCCTACGTCATGGAGAACCGTCGCACCATGGCACGGGTCTTCCCGGACCTTTTCGCCACCCACCGGGTGCGTGCGGTGGACGATTACTCCTCGCACCTGCTGCGGGCGCTACGGATGTCGGCGGCCACGAACGAGGCCGATCCCACAGTGGTGGTTCTCACACCGGGAGTCGCCAACTCGGCGTACTTCGAGCACTCGCTGCTGGCCCGTCAGATGGGTGTCGAATTGGTCGAGGGGCGCGACCTGTTCTGCCGGGACAACCAGGTCTACATGCGCACCACCGAGGGCGAGCGTCAGGTCGACGTGATCTACCGCCGCATCGACGACACCTACCTGGACCCCATGCAGTTCCGTCCTGACTCGGTCCTCGGGGTCGCCGGGCTGCTCAATGCCGCACGCGCCGGAAACGTCGTCATCTCCAGCGCGGTGGGCAACGGGGTGGGCGACGACAAGCTCGTCTACACCTACGTGCCGACCATCATCGAGTACTACCTCGGTGAGAAACCCATTGTGGCGAACGTGGATACGTTCCGATGTTGGCTCGATGAGGAACGCGAGGAAGTGCTGGATCGCCTCGAACACCTCGTCATCAAGCCGGTCGAAGGCTCCGGGGGATACGGGATCGTCTTCGGGCCCGACGCCTCGGAGAAGGAACGCGCCGCCATCGCCAAGAAGATCAAGGCCGATCCGCGCGGCTGGGTGGCTCAGCCGGTGGTGCAGCTGTCGACGGTGCCCACGAAGATCGGGGACCAGTTGGTGCCCCGGCACGTGGATCTGCGCCCCTTCGCGGTCAATGACGGCGACGACGTGTGGGTGCTGCCCGGCGGGCTGACCCGGGTCGCGTTGCCCGAAGGCTCTCTGGTGGTGAACTCCAGCCAGGGTGGTGGCTCCAAGGACACCTGGGTGCTGGCATCGCGGGCGTCGGTGGCCGAACGCGAGCTCGCCGGTGCCGAGCTGGTATCCGAGCTGCCCCAGGCGGCGGAGGTGGAGCAGGGTCCCGAGGCGGCCACCGCGGGATTGCAGCAGCACCATGTGCAGCAGCAACAACAGCAACAGCAGGTGATGCGCTGATGTTGGCCCGAAACGCGGAGTCGCTGTACTGGATTGGTCGTTACGTCGAGCGCGCCGACGACACCGCACGCATCCTCGACGTGACGGTGCATCAGCTGCTCGAGGACGCCAGCGTGGATCCCGATCATGCCTCCCGCGTGTTGTTGCGGGTGCTGGGCATCGACGCGCCGGACACCGTGCTTGACGTGTGGTCGCTCACCGAGCTTGTCGCGTTCAGCAGGGGAGTGCAGGGGGGATCGATCGTCGACTCCATCTCGGCGGCGCGTGAAAATGCCCGTGGTGCACGCGAAGTGACGTCCACCGAGATGTGGGAGTGCCTGAACACGACGTTCAACGCGCTGGCGGACCGCGAGCGCGCCGCGCGCAGGCTCGGCCCGCACGAGTTCTTCACCTACGTGGAGGGGCGTGCCGCCCAGTTCGCGGGACTGGCCGATTCCACCCTGAGCCGCGACGACGGCTACCGCTTCCTGGTGCTGGGCAGGTCCATCGAGCGAGTGGACATGACGGTGCGGCTGCTGCTGTCGCGTGTGGGTGACCGCGCCTCCTCGCCGGCATGGGTGACGCTGCTGCGTAGCGCTGGCGCACATGACACCTACCTGCGCACCTACCGTGGCGTACTGGACGCCAATCGGGTTGTCGAGTTCATGCTGCTGGATCGGTTGTTCCCCCGGTCGGTCTTTCATTCCCTGCGGCAGGCCGAGCTGAGCCTGGACGAGTTGGATCACCGGCCGCACAGCCGAGTTGGTGCGCGCGCCGAGGCGCAGCGACTCCTGGGCCGTGCCCGCAGCGAGCTGGAGTTCATGAGACCCGGTGTGCTGCTGGAGGATCTGCCCACCCGGCTGGCCGGGCTGCAGCAGACCTGCCGGGAACTGGGCGAGGCGGTGGCATTGCAGTACTTCCATGCCGCGCCGTGGGTGGCGTGGACCGATGCCGGGGGCCGGCACGATCTGGATCCGATCGAGGAGGGTGAGATCTGATGTGGCGCAT
The nucleotide sequence above comes from Mycobacteroides saopaulense. Encoded proteins:
- a CDS encoding alpha-E domain-containing protein — its product is MLARNAESLYWIGRYVERADDTARILDVTVHQLLEDASVDPDHASRVLLRVLGIDAPDTVLDVWSLTELVAFSRGVQGGSIVDSISAARENARGAREVTSTEMWECLNTTFNALADRERAARRLGPHEFFTYVEGRAAQFAGLADSTLSRDDGYRFLVLGRSIERVDMTVRLLLSRVGDRASSPAWVTLLRSAGAHDTYLRTYRGVLDANRVVEFMLLDRLFPRSVFHSLRQAELSLDELDHRPHSRVGARAEAQRLLGRARSELEFMRPGVLLEDLPTRLAGLQQTCRELGEAVALQYFHAAPWVAWTDAGGRHDLDPIEEGEI